One region of Hymenobacter sediminicola genomic DNA includes:
- a CDS encoding amidohydrolase family protein gives MRKIATEEAFTIPEIAEAIRTRVRQGGPNLDLLLLKQLYEPSSTTPAASESNQVSNRDRAAKDMLPRLLDLDKVRLENMDTNGVDMHILSLVMPGVQLFERAQATELASLANDRLSETIRRYPKRFAGLASFAPQDPNAAAKEMERAIKKLKLHGFIVNSHTANAYLDDAQFSPILEAAEALGAPLYIHPRAPSDGMAAPFQDYRLEGAVWGYGVETATHILRLIFGGIFDRFPKLQVVIGHMGEALPFWLGRLDFMGAPGARAGRKNQLKPSEYFGRNITITTSGVEDPLALRYCIDKIGVSNIMWAIDYPFQPTAPAVAFIKTAALSETERAKIAYGNAERIFKIKT, from the coding sequence TTGCGGAAGATTGCAACCGAAGAAGCCTTTACCATTCCGGAAATAGCGGAAGCCATCCGGACCAGAGTACGCCAAGGGGGACCGAATCTGGACCTGCTTCTCTTGAAGCAACTCTACGAGCCTTCGAGCACTACGCCGGCGGCGTCAGAAAGCAACCAGGTTTCCAACCGTGACCGTGCAGCTAAGGATATGCTGCCCAGGCTACTGGACTTAGACAAGGTGCGGCTGGAAAACATGGATACCAATGGGGTTGATATGCATATTCTGTCGTTGGTTATGCCTGGGGTGCAACTTTTCGAACGGGCACAGGCCACCGAACTTGCCAGTCTAGCCAACGACCGGCTAAGTGAAACTATACGCCGCTACCCTAAACGCTTTGCCGGCCTAGCGAGCTTCGCTCCACAGGACCCAAACGCCGCAGCGAAGGAGATGGAACGGGCCATCAAAAAGCTGAAGCTCCACGGATTTATTGTCAATTCCCACACCGCCAACGCCTACCTCGACGACGCTCAGTTCTCGCCCATTTTGGAGGCAGCAGAAGCACTTGGAGCGCCTCTCTACATTCATCCGCGGGCTCCTTCTGATGGTATGGCGGCCCCTTTCCAGGATTACCGCCTGGAAGGCGCCGTATGGGGCTACGGGGTGGAAACGGCAACTCACATACTGCGCCTCATATTTGGCGGCATTTTCGACCGTTTCCCGAAGTTACAGGTAGTTATCGGGCACATGGGCGAAGCACTACCCTTTTGGTTGGGCCGGCTCGACTTCATGGGCGCGCCGGGCGCCCGCGCCGGGCGCAAAAATCAACTAAAGCCCAGCGAATATTTTGGGCGTAACATAACCATCACGACAAGCGGCGTGGAAGACCCGCTGGCCCTCCGGTATTGCATCGATAAAATAGGGGTATCGAATATTATGTGGGCTATTGATTACCCTTTCCAGCCTACTGCACCCGCCGTAGCTTTCATCAAGACGGCAGCTCTGAGCGAAACTGAGCGCGCAAAGATTGCTTATGGCAATGCAGAGCGAATCTTCAAAATCAAGACGTAG